In Synergistaceae bacterium, a single window of DNA contains:
- a CDS encoding endonuclease — protein sequence MKCGIDPGRYKIGFALIDEENLLFSAIVPKSEEVKLAEAIENNDWILLSEWSKEGSVDSVLGKVAGKILLGDGTSHDETKKLLKDSIKVEIVSEYGTTLKARELYWQLHPPKWLWKIVPTSLRVPPRDIDDLAAWAIVILNTNK from the coding sequence ATGAAGTGCGGAATTGACCCCGGCAGATATAAAATAGGTTTCGCACTTATTGATGAAGAAAACTTGTTATTTTCGGCGATAGTGCCGAAGTCCGAAGAAGTAAAACTTGCTGAAGCTATTGAGAATAATGACTGGATTTTATTGTCAGAGTGGAGCAAAGAGGGCAGCGTAGATTCAGTTTTGGGAAAAGTTGCAGGTAAGATTCTACTAGGAGACGGTACTTCTCACGACGAAACAAAAAAACTGCTAAAAGATTCAATAAAAGTTGAAATAGTAAGTGAATATGGAACCACTTTAAAGGCTAGAGAGTTGTACTGGCAACTTCATCCGCCGAAGTGGCTTTGGAAAATTGTTCCAACATCTCTTAGGGTACCCCCCAGAGATATAGATGATTTGGCGGCATGGGCGATAGTGATTCTAAATACAAATAAATAA
- a CDS encoding lysophospholipid acyltransferase family protein, which yields MARKQPAIWFMVLIFKRITSLLSHKTAIRLGGFLGGLVPLFTKRKVKEASARCSARLNISQKDANVIVHSVYKHFGRAIAEFARIPIDAKNINKYVRVHGEEYLREAVEDGRGVVLATAHIGNWEYGAVWCAQNGYKVNALGTDQRDDRITKLIMDLRVAGGSIALGKANDLRAMIKALKSGEIIAVPVDQDARLNGVLSMFLGHPASTPVGIAKLAQKLSCAILPCYCVRREDGFTFDLHLYPRLKGRNGKPYGEDIQSSIDDCNDIISSWIRAHPHQWMWMYPRWESYEEGLFDEVRN from the coding sequence ATGGCTAGGAAACAACCGGCGATATGGTTCATGGTCCTGATATTTAAGCGTATAACGAGCCTACTTTCTCATAAAACGGCAATTCGCTTAGGAGGATTTTTGGGAGGACTTGTGCCCCTTTTTACGAAACGCAAAGTTAAAGAGGCTTCTGCTCGCTGTTCCGCAAGACTCAATATCTCACAAAAAGATGCCAATGTAATTGTCCACTCTGTATACAAACATTTTGGAAGAGCCATTGCAGAATTTGCACGAATTCCGATAGATGCGAAAAATATAAATAAATATGTTAGGGTTCATGGTGAAGAATACTTAAGAGAAGCTGTGGAAGATGGACGAGGAGTAGTATTGGCCACAGCACATATAGGGAATTGGGAGTATGGCGCTGTCTGGTGCGCTCAGAACGGATACAAGGTTAATGCCCTCGGTACTGATCAGCGCGATGACAGAATTACAAAGCTGATTATGGATCTGCGAGTGGCTGGAGGTTCAATTGCACTAGGTAAAGCGAACGACCTTAGGGCAATGATAAAAGCCCTAAAATCAGGGGAGATAATCGCTGTGCCTGTGGATCAGGATGCGAGACTTAATGGCGTTCTTTCAATGTTTTTGGGACACCCTGCAAGCACTCCTGTGGGTATAGCCAAACTGGCACAAAAATTAAGCTGTGCAATTTTACCCTGTTACTGTGTAAGAAGAGAAGATGGTTTTACATTTGATTTACATCTATATCCCAGGCTGAAAGGTCGAAACGGGAAACCATATGGAGAAGATATCCAAAGCAGCATTGATGATTGCAACGATATCATTTCCTCTTGGATAAGAGCTCATCCGCACCAGTGGATGTGGATGTATCCAAGGTGGGAATCCTATGAAGAGGGACTTTTTGATGAAGTGCGGAATTGA
- a CDS encoding Fe-S-containing hydro-lyase — MAKKIFTPLTTDTIADLKVGDIVALSGKILVARDAAHEKMVTSLKRNEELSFSIKDETIFYAGPAPTPPGAVIGSIGPTSSYRMDPYTPFLLSRGVHGMIGKGIRSKEVVEAIKEHKAVYFGATGGASVLLSSFVISAETVAYEELGPEAVLRLEVKDMPLVVLIDSCGRNLYDKQNS, encoded by the coding sequence ATGGCTAAGAAAATTTTTACTCCCTTAACTACTGACACGATAGCGGACTTGAAAGTTGGCGATATCGTTGCACTTTCCGGCAAAATTTTAGTGGCACGAGACGCAGCACATGAGAAAATGGTAACCTCTCTAAAAAGAAATGAGGAACTCTCATTTTCTATCAAGGATGAAACGATTTTCTATGCTGGTCCTGCACCTACACCACCCGGTGCTGTCATAGGCTCAATAGGTCCGACTTCCAGTTATCGTATGGATCCCTACACCCCCTTTCTGCTAAGTCGTGGGGTTCACGGAATGATAGGGAAAGGCATACGTTCAAAAGAAGTAGTAGAAGCGATAAAAGAACATAAAGCCGTCTATTTTGGTGCTACAGGAGGAGCCTCAGTCTTACTTTCAAGTTTTGTCATTTCGGCTGAGACAGTGGCATATGAAGAGTTAGGCCCCGAAGCAGTGCTACGTTTGGAAGTGAAGGATATGCCTCTCGTAGTACTCATAGACAGTTGCGGCAGAAATCTGTATGATAAGCAAAATTCTTAA
- a CDS encoding ABC transporter ATP-binding protein, translating to MIKKLAGCIGQYKQDAILTPVFVALEIAMDVIIPLLMARMIDDGITNGNMNVILKIGLILIFICTFSLASGFLSGHFAARASAGFAKNLRKTMYYKIQEFTFGNIDKFSSSGLVTRLTTDVTNVQYTFQIIIRIFVRAPLMIIFAVFMVFSINRKLAWVFAVIFPVLAIGLIIIMAKAHPKLAQVFKLYDKLNNLVQENIRGIRVVKSHVREDFETEKFKDSPKWHGCSYGRTYGACYRPPPLYCTKLKGNLGIR from the coding sequence ATGATAAAAAAACTTGCCGGATGTATCGGGCAATATAAACAGGATGCAATCCTTACTCCAGTATTTGTTGCGCTGGAAATTGCGATGGATGTCATCATACCTTTGCTCATGGCAAGGATGATTGATGATGGTATCACGAACGGCAACATGAATGTGATTTTGAAAATCGGACTTATCTTGATATTTATATGTACCTTTTCTCTTGCAAGTGGATTTTTGTCCGGACATTTTGCAGCCCGTGCATCTGCCGGATTTGCAAAGAATCTACGAAAAACAATGTACTACAAAATTCAGGAATTCACTTTTGGCAATATTGATAAATTCTCGTCTAGCGGACTTGTTACGCGCTTGACTACAGATGTTACCAACGTGCAATATACATTTCAAATAATTATTCGTATATTCGTCCGCGCTCCATTAATGATTATTTTTGCGGTATTCATGGTTTTCTCAATTAACAGAAAACTTGCATGGGTGTTCGCAGTCATCTTTCCCGTACTTGCTATTGGGCTAATTATCATAATGGCAAAGGCACACCCCAAACTTGCGCAGGTTTTTAAGCTGTATGACAAACTAAATAACTTGGTACAAGAAAATATACGTGGTATTCGTGTGGTCAAAAGCCATGTGCGCGAAGATTTTGAGACCGAAAAATTTAAAGATAGTCCAAAATGGCATGGATGCTCTTATGGAAGGACGTACGGTGCTTGTTATCGCCCACCGCCTCTCTACTGTACAAAACTCAAAGGCAATCTTGGTATTAGATAA
- a CDS encoding fumarate hydratase, with protein MPEYLVKTADITELVRSLSLEANLQLPKDVRKIIETAEKNETDPLGRQALQDILKNAELAAEKRMPICQDCGLAVVFVELGQDVHVVGGDFEGAINEGIRLAYTEGYLRKSAVKDPLFERKNSGDNTPAIIHFKIVPGNKIKITVSPKGMGSENMSRIFMLKPADGADGVIESVLQTVKNAGANPCPPIIVGIGIGGNFESVALAAKEALLIPSGVRNPIREYANMELDILKRVNALQIGPGGYGGETTALDVHIKTLPTHIAGMPLAVNICCHALRHAEGVIEGKEKNG; from the coding sequence ATGCCCGAATATTTAGTAAAAACAGCAGATATAACAGAATTAGTTCGTTCTTTATCGCTTGAAGCAAATCTTCAATTGCCTAAAGACGTCAGAAAAATAATCGAAACCGCTGAAAAAAATGAGACTGACCCACTGGGAAGACAAGCTTTACAGGACATATTGAAGAATGCAGAGCTCGCAGCGGAAAAAAGAATGCCAATATGTCAAGACTGCGGACTTGCCGTCGTATTTGTAGAGTTGGGACAGGATGTTCATGTTGTGGGCGGAGATTTCGAAGGCGCTATAAACGAAGGGATACGTTTGGCCTATACAGAGGGGTATTTACGCAAATCCGCAGTGAAAGATCCTCTCTTTGAAAGAAAAAATAGCGGAGACAACACACCCGCAATAATTCATTTTAAAATTGTTCCAGGTAATAAAATAAAGATAACTGTAAGCCCGAAAGGAATGGGCAGTGAAAACATGAGCCGTATTTTTATGCTAAAGCCTGCCGACGGTGCAGATGGCGTAATAGAATCGGTACTGCAAACAGTCAAAAATGCGGGAGCGAATCCCTGTCCTCCTATCATTGTCGGGATAGGTATCGGAGGAAACTTTGAAAGTGTTGCACTCGCTGCAAAGGAAGCACTTCTGATTCCTTCTGGAGTACGTAATCCCATAAGAGAATATGCTAATATGGAATTGGATATACTTAAAAGAGTGAATGCTTTGCAAATAGGGCCGGGAGGATATGGCGGGGAGACAACTGCTCTTGATGTGCATATAAAAACTCTCCCTACACATATTGCCGGTATGCCATTAGCAGTGAATATTTGCTGTCACGCTCTGCGTCATGCGGAAGGGGTAATAGAGGGGAAAGAGAAAAATGGCTAA